A window of Rhododendron vialii isolate Sample 1 chromosome 11a, ASM3025357v1 contains these coding sequences:
- the LOC131308533 gene encoding uncharacterized protein LOC131308533, whose protein sequence is MAASQVQHAIIAVDYFTKWVEAKALATITAVFTIDFLWKLIISRFGLPRVIVTDRGKQFDNAQFKAYCISKGIHVHYASKAHPKANGQVEVTNRTIKKGIKKRLREAKGAWPDELYNVLWAYRITPRTATGKTPYSLAFGAEAVVSIEIELLNYRTASTDHQENQEDLRAELDLLEETREIAIAKIAVYQQRMVKYHEAQVRPRDFQTGDLVLRKVNPTGKKVGKLGPNWEGPYQVLHHVKAGAYRLAILRGKELPNSWNTEHLKKYYK, encoded by the coding sequence ATGGCAGCAAGCCAGGTCCAGCATGCCATTATAGCTGTAGATTACTTTACGAAGTGGGTCGAAGCTAAGGCACTGGCCACAATCACAGCAGTGTTTACAATTGACTTCTTATGGAAGTTAATTATTAGCCGATTTGGATTACCACGAGTTATAGTCACAGACCGAGGAAAGCAATTTGACAATGCTCAGTTCAAAGCATACTGTATTTCCAAGGGAATACATGTACATTATGCGTCTAAAGCTCACCCGAAAGCTAATGGGCAAGTGGAAGTCACGAATCGAACCATCAAAAAGGGGATTAAGAAGAGGCTGCGAGAGGCCAAAGGAGCTTGGCCAGATGAGCTTTATAATGTGCTATGGGCATATCGGATAACACCTCGAACTGCAACTGGAAAAACTCCATACTCCCTTGCATTTGGGGCTGAAGCAGTAGTTTCCATTGAAATTGAACTCCTCAATTACAGGACCGCAAGCACAGATCACCAAGAAAACCAGGAAGATCTCAGGGCTGAGCTAGATCTCTTGGAAGAAACAAGAGAAATAGCAATTGCCAAAATAGCCGTGTACCAGCAAAGAATGGTCAAGTACCATGAAGCCCAGGTTAGGCCAAGAGATTTTCAAACTGGTGACCTAGTCCTAAGGAAAGTTAACCCAACTGGAAAGAAGGTGGGCAAGCTTGgcccaaattgggaaggaccctatCAGGTCTTGCATCATGTCAAGGCTGGTGCATACAGGCTTGCAATCTTAAGGGGAAAAGAGCTGCCAAATTCATGGAACACTGAGCATCTCAAGAAGTATTACAAGTAG
- the LOC131308534 gene encoding uncharacterized protein LOC131308534: MGLPLPRKFKMPQLETFNGSTDRLDHLETYKSLMHLQAILDEVMCRAFPVTLKGSARAWFNKLPPGSIRSFKELSTSFVSYFIAGQRYSKLATHLLPVKQERWESLREYTTRFNKEVVQIDEADDSVSITAYIAGLYFGQFLYLLSQEPPKTLAELMLKAQKHMNAEEVVYARGTRDGFDPQAGPSQVGKFPPPDKKRRESTRKMRGEPKKKKVDSRSSPKRGGAGGPPQGRYKQFTLLIDVAEQILSNLQDDPDLKWLEKLRTDPNRRAKDKYYRRSRI, translated from the exons ATGGggcttcctcttccaaggaaatTTAAAATGCCCCAGTTGGAAACGTTCAATGGCTCCACGGACCGATTGGATCATTTGGAAACGTACAAATCTCTGATGCATTTGCAAGCAATACTAGACGAAGTCATGTGCAGGGCATTCCCAGTAACTCTCAAGGGGAGTGCCCGAGCGTGGTTTAATAAACTCCCTCCTGGGAGTATACGTAGCTTCAAAGAGCTTAGCACAAGCTTTGTAAGCTACTTCATTGCTGGCCAACGCTACAGCAAACTAGCAACACATCTCCTACCAGTAAAACAAGAGAGATGGGAGTCACTAAGAGAATACACCACCAGGTTCAACAAAGAGGTGGTTCAGATAGATGAAGCCGACGATAGTGTAAGCATAACTGCATATATAGCCGGACTGTACTTTGGACAGTTTCTATACCTCTTGTCTCAAGAACCACCCAAAACTCTGGCAGAGCTTATGCTCAAAGCTCAGAAACACATGAATGCAGAGGAAGTTGTCTACGCAAGAGGTACACGTGATGGCTTTGATCCCCAAGCAGGACCATCACAGGTTGGCAAATTTCCTCCACCTGATAAGAAGAGAAGAGAATCAACCCGTAAGATGAGAGGtgaaccaaagaaaaaaaaggtggaTTCAAGATCATCCCCAAAGCGGGGAGGAGCAGGAGGACCGCCCCAAGGCCGATACAAGCAGTTCACTCTACTCATAGATGTGGCAGAGCAAATCCTTAGCAACCTACAGGATGATCCAGACCTCAAGTGGCTCGAAAAGTTAAGGACTGATCCTAATAGGAGAGCTAAGGATAAATACTATCG CAGATCGAGGATTTGA